The Streptomyces sp. SS1-1 genome has a segment encoding these proteins:
- the phoU gene encoding phosphate signaling complex protein PhoU, with amino-acid sequence MRDAYHEELDSIGDGLVEMARLAGSAIGRATTAILDSDLKLAESVIEADQKVDDLQHDLEARAIALLARQQPVATDLRIVVTSLRMSADLERSGDLAQHVAKLTRLRYPERAIPQDLHATILEMGQLAQRLMAKAAEVIVTKDVDLALQLEQDDDEMDLLHRTLFQHLMDERWKHGIETAVDVTLLGRYYERYADHAVAVAKRVVYLVTGEHADELQSDVQPEIQPAPGADGA; translated from the coding sequence ATGCGGGACGCGTACCACGAGGAACTGGACTCGATCGGCGACGGACTGGTCGAGATGGCCCGGCTGGCCGGGTCGGCGATCGGGCGCGCCACGACGGCCATCCTCGACTCCGACCTGAAGCTGGCCGAGAGCGTCATCGAGGCGGACCAGAAGGTCGACGACCTCCAGCACGATCTGGAGGCCAGGGCCATCGCCCTGCTCGCCCGCCAGCAGCCGGTCGCGACGGACCTGCGGATCGTGGTGACGTCCCTGCGCATGTCGGCGGACCTGGAGCGGTCCGGCGACCTGGCCCAGCACGTGGCCAAGCTGACGCGGCTGCGCTACCCCGAGCGGGCGATCCCGCAGGACCTGCACGCCACCATCCTGGAGATGGGGCAGCTGGCGCAGCGCCTGATGGCGAAGGCGGCCGAGGTGATCGTCACCAAGGACGTGGACCTCGCGCTGCAGCTGGAGCAGGACGACGACGAGATGGACCTGTTGCACCGCACGCTCTTCCAGCACCTGATGGACGAGCGCTGGAAGCACGGCATCGAGACGGCGGTCGACGTGACGCTGCTCGGCCGCTACTACGAGCGGTACGCCGACCACGCGGTGGCGGTCGCCAAGCGGGTCGTCTACCTGGTCACCGGTGAGCACGCCGACGAGCTCCAGTCCGACGTCCAGCCCGAGATCCAGCCGGCCCCCGGGGCGGACGGGGCGTAG